The genomic stretch TCCTTTAAAAATCTGTTTGGAGATACCAGGGTAAGAGCGGGATCAAGAGTTTATGTTAATATGAACCTGGGGGATATCGTTCTTAAGGATTATATGCTTGTCAACCGAGTAACACATACTTACAACAAAGACAGTCATTTTATGGACCTGGATTTATTAGGAGGTGGTATCTATGGCCAGTGAGGGATTAATACCGCTGCTTAAGAGGGTAGCGTTAGAAGCAGTCGATGCGAGTAAACCAACAGTTGTACTTTATGGGACGGTAAGCGGCATCAACCCGCTAACCATTTATCTGGAGCAAAAACGTACTATAACAAGGGGATTTTT from Anaerocolumna sp. AGMB13020 encodes the following:
- a CDS encoding DUF2577 domain-containing protein; this translates as MASEGLIPLLKRVALEAVDASKPTVVLYGTVSGINPLTIYLEQKRTITRGFLVVTDKVKNLVVGDKVVMIRMQGGQKYIIMDKVVSDG